The Rattus norvegicus strain BN/NHsdMcwi chromosome 2, GRCr8, whole genome shotgun sequence nucleotide sequence TCCATGCAGTCTCCACCACGCAGACCTATGTCCTCATCACTGCCTGGTGTCTAGTCTCTTTCCCTTTTATCTTTGATCTTTGTCTCCTAGAGATAATGACATCACCaaccctgtgattttttttttcctccagaaacGATGAAAACCGGTAAATTAAACTGGATGCTAGGAAGAAAGGAATGTATACGGCCTAGTACATTTTACACGTCCTCTTTTTCCCTCGAAATGCAATTCTTTTACTGAATTCTAGGGCTGCTGTAATAATTCGAGATAACGCTGGACCCAAGAACACACTGCAGAACCACAACTCAGGTCTGCCTTCCTTTGTAGGTAATCGCCACATGCGTGTGCCCTACTGACATCAATGCCACCAATCCTAAGAAGAAAGCTCTCTTCCCAGTAGTCCTCGGCCATGAGTGTGCAGGAATTGTAGAAAGCGTTGGGCCAGGAGTGACCAACTTCAAACCAGGTATTCCACCTCCTGATTTCAAGGAAACAGGGAGCCCTAGCTTTTTCCACGATAGCTCCTGATAACTGCCGTTGCTTTTGGGGCTATGACTGGGATTTTCCGCTTTGCTTACCCAGTTCATCTTCCCCAAAGGGGCACTGACACAGTCCGTCATGGTGTAACAAGGAAGTGGGATATTTGAAGACAGAACAGCCTAATAAAATCCTAAAAATATGGCCACTTTATTTACACAAACAGAGGAAATGTCCAGTAAAGCAAAGCTCTCTGGTTAATGTAAACTAGAGCTGCTGTGGTTCATAGATCCTTCCTCTATGTGaaatggaaatttattttatgGCTATGTAAAGAGTGAAGGCTTGAGGGAGGCTTAAGGGGAAAGCGCCACACATGTCAATGTTAGCTTAGGTGTCATCTTGGAAGTTCATAAGATAAAAGCTAATACCCTGAAGCAAGCTAAAGGctcattatattttataacatataCAGTGCGTACTGGTGTGCAGGCCATGTACAATCTGGTGAGTCCTATCAGCCCTGCATTCAAACTAGGAGGTATAATACTATTTCTTCATTCCAAGTATGAGGGCAAAAACAGATTGCTCTCTCAAAACCTGCAGCCTTGAAAGCGCGACCTGTGCAAACCTTTAGTCCCGACTGTGTCGTTGACTGGTACCACTTAACAATGGTTTTTGTGACTGGACTTGGATGTCTCTTTTCCAAAATGGCAGATGTGAGAAATCAAATTATTTAATAATGATTATGCTCACGGTGCTGCCACACGTGAACTGCCGATCACATGTGAATTGTCACCACTGTGGTCATCAGAGAACCAAAGCCATCGTTAAATGGGAATTGGACGGGGAGCTAGAAAACGTGGGATTTAAAGGTGAATCTGAAAGGTACAATACGGGCAGTGTCCTAGCCTAGCATGTCCCACCTTCTCAGTCCTCCAATGGTGTTCTGCATTCATACAGAGTTGTGTTTGAAAAGACAGTAAATAACGGTCATACACACAGACTTCAGGGAACAGATTCCCAGCCAGAACTCCGCACCTGTTAGTACCAGTCCAGACTGCCTGGCTGCCTagcagattaaaaaagaaaaaagtgcagGACTTGAAAGAATCCACCAATCttactgaaataaaataatattgctGCTTATATTCTCGTTGAATATAAAATGTATgctatgaaaaaaatgttttccaccGGTTTATCTGAGAGAAGGTTTTGGGGGGCTAGGAATCAAGCCTGAGACCTTGCACAAAGCAGGCAAGGTCTCTACCACTGATTCACAGCCCAGCTGTGCTTCTGGAAACACAACACCGGCATCATAGGTACTGCCTAACATGTGGCCTTCCTTCGTAGGTGACAAAGTAATCCCATTCTTCGCACCACAGTGCAAAAAGTGCAAGCTCTGTCTGAGTCCTCTCACGAACCTCTGTGGGAAGCTCAGGTAAGTTCTCTTCGCCGATAGTAAGAGTATCAGTAGGCATGCATTGTCTTGAACACAACTGGCCAAACATAAATGGAGGTGAAGAAATGAAAACCTTCCACTTCCTGGTGCTACTTCTGTGTGCCTATGAGACACTGTTCTGAATACAGTGGCTTGTAAGAGCATAAAAACCACTGGAGTGTCTGTCCTCCAGTGAAAGAATAGCTTGATCCACTGCTATGCAGTCACACAGTGGACTCCCGTAAAATGAGAATAGCTAGACTTAAAATACACGCAGTAGCCTAATTTTACACATGTTAAAGGAGAGAAGCAAGACGCTAGAtgggccagagaggtggctcagtggttaagagcactagctgctcttccagaggtcctgagttcgaatcctagcaaccacatggtggctcacaaccatctgtaatgagatctgatgccctcttctggtgtgtttgaagacagcttatatataataaaaaaaaatgctagagGACATATTATATGGTATGGCCCAAGAAGACAGTACCAGAGTTTATGGTTATGTGTGTTTGTAACAAAAGTAAAAACACATCACTGGAATGGTAAATTCTGAGTTAAAATCACATCTACTtctagagaaggaagaaagaatagagAAAGGCACATTAATTTACTCCAGGGCAACTTCCGGTCCTGAAAACAGGTTCTTAACACAAACACTCGGGCTCAACAGGATGGGTCTTAGTCACCTCAGACTGATTTTATTGAAGGTGTGCTTGTCCTGAATGCTGATTGAAGCTTGTTATCTAGGAAGGTAAAATCTGGGCtggagggctcagcagttagaagtggtcactggtcttgcagaggacttgaattCAGTTACCAGCACCTACACAGGCGTTCATAACCTCCTGTCATTCCAGTTCCCAGAGATCCCATGCTCTCGtctgacctctgtgagcacctacacatgtggcacatataaactcacacacatacataacaagcaaatcttttataaaaataaattaaaaccatATCGCTCATCTCTATGCCTCTGTTTCTCCATCTACAAGAAGATACTAATGTCAGTTTTCAGGGCCGAATTCCATTCATCCTTTAATGAAATGATGGATTTAGACAATGGCCGTGAATTCTAAtagcattaaaaaaagaaataatcagatATCATGACTCCCTCTAGATGTATTACGGCACCTTCGAAGTAGTCCCACAAAAAATGTAAAATCCGAATCAGACGGTTCATTAAAAATTTTGGATTTAAGAGGCAATACTGAAACAGAGAGGCACATTAACCCGGATCTCAGTAGAATGATCAGCAACACTCATGGGGGGGAAACTATGGGGCTGATGACTACAGTTCCACAAGGGAGCGATGAAGTTGGAAAGACATCCTAATAAATGCACCGTGCCAACTTAAAGGAATCCTTGAAAAACAGGTTCAGAGATATTTCAGCACAGTTGAAATTATGTGATATGGGAGAAGAGGCACGTGTTGTGGAGGGTGACAGGTGAAACTCGACAGTTAATGAAGCTAGAAGGTTAGCGTCTGAAGGGTCATTGTGCTgttctgtttttagttttattgGAGCTctctatcagaaaaaaaaaaaacgaattaATAACATAGCCCTTAAAAGAGCTCCTGACATACAGAAAGCACTCAATGGAGGTCTATTGGTATTAATGCTAACATAACTCAGAaatgctatgtgtgtatgtaaaaaaGATCAATTATTTTCCCGCCTTTCCATTCAATTCCATAACACAAACCTATGGTTTCTGACATATCTTCTCCATTGtgtgctttcctttttctagaaattttaaataccCTACTATTGATCAAGAGCTCATGGAAGACAGAACCAGCAGGTTTACCTGCAAAGGAAGATCAATTTACCACTTCATGGGAGTCAGTTCCTTCTCTCAGTACACTGTGGTTTCAGAAGCCAATCTTGCCCGAGTGGATGATGAGGCAAATTTGGAGAGAGTGTGTCTGATTGGATGTGGGTTCACATCAGGCTATGGGGCTGCGATCAACACTGCCAAGGTACAGTGTTAAATGCTAGGCTGTTACTGAGGTTACTAGAGGTCACTGGGAGACAATACTGTGTAAAGGAGTTAGGACCGTCTTCGCATTCTGGCTCCGTTGCTTACTCAGACTATAAATAACTAGATCATTTACCACCTCTGTGATTATCTTTTTATATGTCCTGGGGATTAAACCCCAGGTCCCGCACCTGCTAGGAAAGTGCTGTACCATTGAACTAACATCTCTACCTTAGCCTCTGTGATTTTATGTGCATTATTAGATGTCtctaaataataatattaataggtATGAGCATGTTACGTTATATTGCATATATAAAACTCTGACTTTATATAGATGTCCCTGATTTATATGAAGCCCATTTAAACATGACCTCTGACTATGAATGCTCATCTGGGGACAACAGCAAATGGAGGAACCCCCATTTCCATTTAGTCACCCTACTTTCTCCCTGATTCTATAGATTATTCTCCCACAATCAATAATAATTTACCAATTTCCCATCCCTCTGCGGTTTTAAGAGAGTATATTCTTGCAAGATGTATTCCTGGGAAATCTCTTAAGGCTAACTAGGTTACAGTCAAGTGGACAAGATGGTAAAAAGAAAAGCTCTCCTAGGCATCCCTGAAGCCTTGCAGGGTTCTTCCCATCTCTCCCTGCTGACTTTACTCAACACACCAGATATATGTCAGTCTATCAGTctatccctatctatctatctatctatctatctatctatctatctatctatctgtcagtCTGGTCTACTGATCAAGTTCAAGAAcagcaggactacacagagaaactctgtctcagagaaagagggggaggagggagagagggagggagggagggaggaagggaggaagagagggggagaaataTAGAGATGCAGAAATATACATGCGTCTGACCCAATttcaatggggaaaaaaaaactccttTGAGATTGTGTggacttttaaattgttttctgacATCATTGAAGGAAAAGGTGAAATAAGAGAATTTTTTCCAGTTGGGCTTGCTCCTTCTGAACTGATATGTGAATGATCCTTGAGTAACTCTACAAATTTTGATAGGAAAGtatctgtcttcacactggcaaGTTGTCACGACTGGATACATCAGTCAGAGTTTTATAACAGGCAttctattatcatcatcatcatcatcatcatcatcaacatcatcaacatCATTTACATGTTTGGGTCCTCATCTTGCCCTCGCTCATGAAAGAAAAAGCTAAGATCAGCAACTTTAAATCACTCTGTACTTTTCCCGCCTGCAGGTCACCCCTGGTTCCGCTTGTGCTGTCTTTGGCCTGGGGTGTGTAGGTCTTTCTGCTGTAATTGGATGTAAAATAGCAGGTGCTTCCAGAATCATAGCTATTGACATCAACAGTGAGAAGTTCCCAAAAGCCAAGGCCCTGGGAGCCACTGACTGCCTTAATCCCAGAGACCTAGACAAACCTGTCCAAGATGTCATCACTGAACTGACGGGTGGAGGTGTGGATTTCTCCCTGGACTGTGCAGGAACAGCTCAGACCTTGGTACGTGGACTTCTCCCGCCATCCCCAGTCCTTGATTCTTACTTCTAATAAGTTCTTTAATCACCAAAATAGCAAGGGGAAATGAGCCATGTTTATAGCAGTAGATGTTCTTCTTAATATttgcaaaggcagacagagaagaaCCTCTGCTGTAGGTCACCACCCACTCCCTCAGCCATGCTAACTTTCCATCAAAGCTCACTGATGTGGTTTCTACTGGTTTGTTTTATGCTATTGTCATGAACTACCTGTGTTTGGGGTGCCTATTAGGAGAAGAGGGTAATTTACCTTACATTTTGGAAGCTGAAAAAGTCTACACAGCACAAGGCCAACTTGGGTGACTCTCCCATCGGTATCACCTCACCTGAACGGGCTGATGGCGGGAGAATGTGTGGTCCCTTAGGGATCTCTAAAGATTCCAACAGTTATCAGCTCACAGAAGACCCGCGCATGACTCCCTCAAAGGCGTAGTCAGACCAAGTCCGAGTCACGTGAGCGCTTTCCCCATGCCGGCGTACTCTGTGCGTTCAGGCCTCCAAGATGGCAGCCATATCCCATACTTCCACGGGCTCGCTCTTCTGGGATCTCTTCTTGGGCGGAAAACAATAGTTTCAAATATTTGTTCCCATGATGATTCGAACTATTGCTAAGAGATAACTTGGGGGTCCCTTTACTTAGCCAGGGGACTTTACCGCTGACCAAGAATTTGTCACCTTAGTTCTCTGCCTTGGTTCTTCCTGTTTCGCTGTGAGTGGGAAGGAGTTGTGATGTTTTTCCTTTTGAGTGGCACTGTCATGCAGCCTGGTTACTAAGCCTCCTCTTAGAAATGGTTAAAAGGAATAAAAGCTATAAAGAAATAGACTTTCTGGTGTTTCCTTTCCTAGGTCTGACCTGAATAGGGCATTCTCCGGAAGAGAATGGAATCCAGGGAAAAAAAGCAATcacagcccctcccccccccccccacacacacacacaccgcctaATAGCTTTCTTGCAGGTAGGAAAGGGTGGTAAACATCAGCTGCTGCTGGGGACAGCAGCATTCAGGGATTCTTACCCCGTGCTGCTACACGGTGTTCTGAGTTTCCCACCCTGCACCCTGCAGTGCCCCACATCCACGTTCTTCACTTCTCACAGCTCATTTTTACAATGAAAAGCAGCTTACCCGCCacagtctttgtttgtttgtttgtgtatttgtttgcttATGATTATGTTAGTTTCTATGTGTGCAatgaaacacaatgaccaaacACCATGgagaggatttatttggcttatacttcactgagggaagccaggacaggaactcaa carries:
- the Adh4 gene encoding all-trans-retinol dehydrogenase [NAD(+)] ADH4, producing the protein MGTQGKVITCKAAIAWKTDSPLCIEEIEVSPPKAHEVRIKVIATCVCPTDINATNPKKKALFPVVLGHECAGIVESVGPGVTNFKPGDKVIPFFAPQCKKCKLCLSPLTNLCGKLRNFKYPTIDQELMEDRTSRFTCKGRSIYHFMGVSSFSQYTVVSEANLARVDDEANLERVCLIGCGFTSGYGAAINTAKVTPGSACAVFGLGCVGLSAVIGCKIAGASRIIAIDINSEKFPKAKALGATDCLNPRDLDKPVQDVITELTGGGVDFSLDCAGTAQTLKAAVDCTVVGWGSCTVVGAKVDEMNISTVDMILGRSVKGTFFGGWKSVDSVPNLVTDYKNKKFDLDLLVTHALPFDKINDAIDLMNQGKSIRTILTF